A genomic segment from Colletotrichum higginsianum IMI 349063 chromosome 5, whole genome shotgun sequence encodes:
- a CDS encoding Duf323 domain-containing protein produces the protein MAARSNMVVPEHGGVLDIGGGQMSSNILENLRRVFVVAKNPVVGGELPTMPDELLYDDKGLAIWADIIFTPQFYQTRDEIALFERNSGEMAEHYIPDNATLIDLGAGDMRKVNYLLEELAHRGRKATYLALDISKHSLTSNLEDLAPGHVGGSVHMAGLWGDFQAGLAFAETITAAPRVFLSLGSVLFNDPWKKAVASLRDWAALMRPGDLILAGMDGHDVTSDKVWDAYHSHPALFESFFYNGFAHANALLGEPIFRPRDWDICAEIEEDEKRHRFFVKAKRDVVSETQGTTLRAGLEIDWFDAHKRSERDVRKMCAEAGLEVVKSWAIDGSDMRQYLIRNNPDAGTESSSDEKDSAISVSGE, from the exons ATGGCAGCCCGGTCAAACATGGTCGTTCccgagcacggcggcgtaCTTGACATTGGAGGCGGCCAAATGTCGTCAAACATACTCGAAAACCTGCGCCGCGTCTTCGTCGTGGCCAAGAaccccgtcgtcggcggtgagTTGCCCACCATGCCCGACGAGCTTCTGTACGACGACAAGGGCCTGGCTATCTGGGCCGACATCATCTTCACGCCCCAGTTCTACCAGACGCGCGACGAGATCGCCTTGTTCGAGAGGAACAGCGGGGAGATGGCGGAGCACTACATCCCCGACAACGCCACGCTGATCGATCTGGGCGCAGG AGACATGCGCAAGGTCAACTAtctgctcgaggagctggcgcACCGCGGCCGCAAGGCGACCTACCTCGCTCTTGACATCTCGAAGCATTCGCTGACCTCCAACCTCGAGGACCTTGCCCCCGGccacgtcggcggcagcgtccACATGGCGGGCCTCTGGGGCGACTTccaggccggcctcgccttTGCCGAGACCATCACGGCCGCCCCCcgcgtcttcctctccctcggctCCGTCCTCTTCAACGACCCCTGGAAGAAGGCGGTCGCCTCCCTCCGCGACTGGGCCGCCCTCATGCGCCCGGGCGacctcatcctcgccggcatgGACGGCCACGACGTCACCTCGGACAAGGTCTGGGACGCCTACCACAGCCACCCGGCCCTGTTCGAGAGCTTCTTCTACAACGGCTTCGCGCACGCCAACGCCCTTTTGGGGGAGCCCATCTTCCGGCCCCGGGACTGGGACATCtgcgccgagatcgaggaggacgagaagcgccaccgcttcttcgtcaaggccaagcgGGACGTCGTGTCGGAGACGCAGGGCACGACGTTGAGGGCGGGTCTCGAGATTGACTGGTTCGACGCCCACAAGCGGTCCGAGAGGGACGTCCGCAAGATGTGTGCCGAGGCGggtctcgaggtcgtcaagtCGTGGGCCATTGACGGCTCCGACATGCGGCAGTATCTCATCCGCAACAACCCCGACGCCGGAACCGAGAGCTCGTCTGACGAGAAGGATAGTGCCATCTCTGTCAGCGGGGAGTAA